TACCtgaaaacccccaaaacaatgCCAACCAGTCCATAGTACAGGAGTTACTTTTGTAtagattgttatttttgtgtgatgGGGAATGAATTTTGGTCCATTAACTCGCCGACTCTTTCCTGCAGGATTTGAACCACTTCTGCCAGGATGAAAACATGTGTGTCATCCAgatcttttaaaatgaacttcttTCCCAAAGCCATCGTTTCGTCGAGGTAGAGGAGGAACTGTTTCATGGCAGGATCACTGgtagagaagaaaagaaagaataaatttacaaaaaaaaacccaaaaaatgtAGATGTTCAGATGGCAAGATTTTGCAATCTATATTGATAAATTCATGCACGTAGCTTGTAGGACACCACGTTACTAGGCTGACATTTTTTGTATTACAAACgttgttattgttttacttttgtgtgtaaaaaactaaatgcaaattgTAACGCTTTCAAATTGTGTATTTTCCCGtattcttttcagatttctgtaaGAAGAATGGTGAGGTTCACACTCACCATTCAACAAGGACTCCTTTGTGGACATTTACCATGTTGACAAACGGAGAGATCAACAACGTACTTCCTCAGCTGCAGCCAACTATAATCggcaacacaaagaaaatacgACATCACAGTTTATAGTTAGCaggtttattattatataaataaaggaaattaatttGAACGTTACCAATGAAACACGAGAACATAAAGAGAACCAAAGTTATTTCAAACATCTGTCGTCTGATCTTAGCTAACCTTGCTAAAGCTAAGTAAATACATCATTTGGCGAGATTTGTTCGGCCAAACAACTGCTTTAAATGTCTAACGTACCGATTAACTCATTATGCATCCACGTACCTGATTATATTCCAGATTTCTGTGTAAATACGGTTAT
The Gambusia affinis linkage group LG22, SWU_Gaff_1.0, whole genome shotgun sequence DNA segment above includes these coding regions:
- the gtf2h5 gene encoding general transcription factor IIH subunit 5 yields the protein MVNVHKGVLVECDPAMKQFLLYLDETMALGKKFILKDLDDTHVFILAEVVQILQERVGELMDQNSFPITQK